The Geovibrio ferrireducens genome includes a region encoding these proteins:
- a CDS encoding endonuclease III domain-containing protein — MGKKAVDIDHVYDVLAEEYERLEKPSVTAIAEKKRDPFRVLVSTIISLRTKDEVTIAASERLFAAADTPEKVLALDTEAMEKLIYPAGFYRNKTRTIKDISAILIEKYAGSVPADIDELVRLKGVGRKTANLVLVEGFQIPAVCVDIHVHRIFNRLGYLSTKDPDKTETELRKKLPQKYWIKLNEMMVTYGKYICRPISPFCSACGLSDSCAKVGVTTRR; from the coding sequence ATGGGAAAAAAAGCAGTGGACATTGACCATGTTTATGATGTGCTGGCAGAGGAATACGAACGGCTGGAGAAGCCATCGGTAACGGCAATAGCAGAGAAAAAGCGCGACCCGTTCCGTGTTCTGGTGAGCACTATAATCTCACTGCGCACAAAAGATGAGGTAACAATAGCCGCCTCTGAACGCCTGTTCGCAGCTGCCGACACTCCCGAAAAGGTGCTGGCGCTTGACACGGAGGCGATGGAAAAGCTTATTTACCCCGCAGGTTTCTACCGCAACAAAACCCGGACAATAAAGGACATAAGTGCTATACTCATAGAAAAATACGCAGGCAGTGTCCCCGCCGATATTGATGAGCTGGTCAGGCTCAAGGGCGTAGGAAGAAAAACCGCAAATCTCGTACTGGTAGAAGGTTTTCAGATACCCGCAGTCTGTGTGGACATCCACGTCCACCGGATTTTCAACAGGCTGGGATACCTGAGCACCAAAGACCCCGACAAAACAGAGACTGAGCTTAGAAAAAAGCTCCCGCAGAAATACTGGATCAAGCTGAACGAAATGATGGTGACATACGGCAAATACATATGCCGCCCCATCTCCCCTTTCTGTTCCGCTTGCGGGCTTTCTGACAGTTGTGCTAAAGTCGGCGTCACCACAAGGAGGTAA
- a CDS encoding MFS transporter codes for MNIKAESRRTVRAGLISFYFLHFSTLGAIFPYAGYFFKSRDFSGTEIGILLAVFPVMKFLATSMWTETYSRARHKTFFVRAAAVLSSVSMLPLFFLHGFPAALVCLALFSLFRVGIIPVMDNAAMGFAEENGTPYGRMRLYGSLGFTVSAVVSGLIIDRFGASAFIIQFTLMGLLCTLPAGLIRLEHWTRLHRKAESIIFDRNTVIMTVMLVVYLSSNAFHGNFFNIKVSEAGGSQTLAGYMWAAGVLCEIVLLYFTDSLLKKFSAKQVMLFSVIMAVIRYLFTAFSPSLTVLFLANMLHGFTYGSFHVAALTYFRRVFGADRQLKAQSIYSGLGFGLGSVGGSFISGIAYDISGSAGVFTVTAALCALSIPLLMLMKTDKLQ; via the coding sequence GTGAATATAAAGGCTGAAAGCCGGCGCACAGTCCGTGCCGGCTTAATCTCCTTCTACTTTCTCCACTTTTCCACCCTTGGGGCAATTTTCCCCTATGCGGGTTATTTCTTCAAATCACGGGATTTTTCTGGCACAGAGATAGGCATACTCCTTGCAGTTTTCCCCGTTATGAAGTTTCTCGCCACTTCCATGTGGACAGAAACATACAGCAGAGCCCGTCATAAAACCTTCTTCGTCCGCGCGGCTGCGGTTCTTTCATCAGTTTCGATGCTCCCTCTCTTTTTCCTCCACGGTTTCCCCGCTGCGCTGGTGTGTCTCGCACTCTTCTCTCTGTTCAGGGTGGGCATCATCCCAGTTATGGATAACGCCGCCATGGGCTTTGCGGAGGAGAACGGAACGCCGTACGGCAGAATGCGGCTTTACGGCTCGCTGGGCTTCACTGTCTCCGCTGTTGTTTCAGGCCTTATTATTGACCGTTTCGGAGCCTCCGCATTCATAATACAGTTTACCCTCATGGGGCTTCTCTGCACTTTGCCCGCGGGGCTTATCCGCCTTGAACACTGGACAAGGCTCCACAGAAAGGCGGAAAGCATAATATTTGACCGCAACACAGTGATCATGACGGTGATGCTTGTGGTGTATCTCTCCTCCAATGCGTTCCACGGAAACTTTTTCAACATAAAAGTCAGTGAGGCGGGCGGCTCGCAGACACTGGCGGGGTATATGTGGGCAGCGGGTGTACTGTGCGAAATAGTCCTTCTTTATTTCACTGACAGCCTGCTGAAAAAATTCAGCGCAAAGCAGGTGATGCTCTTCTCCGTCATAATGGCGGTGATACGCTACCTGTTCACAGCTTTCAGCCCTTCGCTCACCGTGCTTTTTCTCGCCAACATGCTCCACGGCTTCACATACGGCTCGTTTCATGTGGCGGCACTCACTTACTTCCGCCGTGTTTTCGGGGCAGACAGACAGCTTAAGGCACAAAGCATATACTCAGGCCTCGGCTTCGGGCTCGGCTCCGTGGGCGGTTCGTTCATTTCGGGCATAGCATATGACATAAGCGGCAGCGCAGGCGTGTTCACTGTCACGGCAGCACTCTGCGCTCTCTCCATACCTCTGCTCATGCTTATGAAGACAGATAAGTTGCAGTAA
- a CDS encoding cysteine desulfurase family protein translates to MPIYLDYSATTPVDRRVYEAMIPFLTEKYANPSSIHILGREVREDVENARAVVASYIKCEPHEIVFTASGTSSDNLAVKGMAEALKHKGKHIITTSIEHKAVLETCKSLQKSGFDVTYLPVSKAGVISVDDFRNALRPDTILVSVMLVNNEVGTIQPVKEIAAIAREKGIIVHTDAVQAVGKLSTDVSELGVQLMSFSGHKFNAPKGIGVLYIDENLKDLIIPIVCGGSQEYGLRAGTENVANIAAIAKAIEILEQEGEEEVKRIRAFRDMFEQEVLSRVPDTYVNGAGADRVCSVSNIAFRYIEGEALMVYASEVCCSTGSACTSDSVDASHVLYAMKVDPVDMHGSLRFSFGRFTTEEEVKTAVDMICTSANKLRAMSPLG, encoded by the coding sequence ATGCCCATTTATCTGGATTATAGCGCAACGACCCCTGTGGATAGAAGGGTTTATGAGGCTATGATTCCGTTTCTGACGGAAAAATACGCCAACCCCTCAAGCATCCACATTCTCGGCAGAGAAGTGCGGGAAGACGTTGAAAACGCCAGAGCCGTTGTTGCCTCCTATATCAAATGCGAACCACACGAAATCGTATTCACCGCCAGCGGAACCTCGTCAGACAACCTCGCCGTCAAAGGCATGGCTGAGGCGCTGAAACATAAAGGCAAGCATATCATCACAACTTCCATAGAACACAAAGCTGTTCTTGAAACATGCAAATCCCTCCAGAAGTCAGGGTTTGACGTAACCTACCTTCCGGTGAGCAAAGCCGGGGTTATCTCCGTGGATGATTTCAGAAACGCTCTCAGGCCGGACACAATCCTTGTTTCCGTAATGCTCGTAAATAACGAAGTCGGCACGATCCAGCCGGTTAAGGAAATAGCCGCCATAGCAAGAGAGAAAGGGATCATAGTCCACACGGACGCTGTTCAGGCTGTGGGCAAACTTTCCACGGATGTCAGCGAACTGGGCGTTCAGCTTATGAGCTTCTCCGGGCACAAGTTCAACGCTCCCAAAGGAATAGGCGTTCTCTACATTGATGAAAACTTAAAAGACCTCATTATCCCCATAGTCTGCGGCGGAAGTCAGGAATACGGTCTGCGCGCAGGCACGGAAAATGTTGCCAATATAGCTGCCATTGCAAAAGCCATTGAAATACTTGAGCAGGAAGGGGAAGAGGAAGTTAAACGCATCCGTGCCTTCCGCGATATGTTTGAGCAGGAAGTGCTTTCACGCGTGCCCGATACATATGTGAACGGCGCAGGTGCTGACAGAGTATGCAGTGTTTCAAACATCGCTTTCAGATACATTGAGGGCGAGGCGCTCATGGTTTACGCCAGCGAAGTCTGCTGCTCCACAGGCAGTGCATGCACATCTGACAGTGTTGACGCTTCCCATGTGCTTTACGCGATGAAAGTTGACCCTGTGGACATGCACGGCTCACTCCGCTTCAGCTTCGGCAGGTTCACCACCGAAGAGGAAGTGAAAACGGCAGTGGACATGATCTGCACCAGCGCAAACAAACTCAGAGCAATGTCGCCTCTGGGCTGA
- a CDS encoding RrF2 family transcriptional regulator, which produces MKITTKSRYAIRAIYALVVLGGDREPVALTQIAQMETISRKYLEQIFIQLKKYNIVTGSRGAGGGYMLSKDAAGITVKDVVVAMDGPISPVDCTDGEDCSKFSTCAINWLWLGLKKNVDNYLENITIDDLKKHALGGKNAHLSGL; this is translated from the coding sequence ATGAAAATTACGACTAAAAGCAGATACGCCATAAGAGCCATATACGCCCTTGTGGTTCTCGGCGGTGACCGTGAGCCTGTTGCCCTTACCCAGATAGCGCAGATGGAAACCATCTCCAGAAAATATCTGGAGCAGATCTTCATCCAGCTTAAGAAGTACAATATCGTCACCGGCTCCAGAGGCGCGGGCGGCGGCTATATGCTTTCCAAAGATGCGGCAGGCATAACTGTTAAGGATGTTGTCGTCGCGATGGACGGCCCCATCAGCCCTGTCGACTGCACAGACGGGGAGGACTGCTCCAAGTTCAGCACATGCGCCATAAACTGGCTGTGGCTGGGGCTCAAAAAAAATGTTGATAATTACCTTGAAAATATTACTATAGATGACTTGAAGAAGCACGCTCTCGGAGGAAAAAATGCCCATTTATCTGGATTATAG
- the cysE gene encoding serine O-acetyltransferase, translating into MNVFKYLKEEIKTIYERDPAVRSAAEIIFCYPGFHAMLFYRVANWFWRKKLYFLGRFTSHIGRFFTGIEIHPGATIGKRFFIDHGMGVVIGETAEIGDDVTIYQGVTLGGVSLKKEKRHPTLKNNVIVGSGSKVLGPFTVGENAKIGSNSVVVKEVPPNATVVGVPGRAVGQQKDDNISALDHDKLPDPVAKAISCVVSRVVELEKEVQELRKRLKENENYD; encoded by the coding sequence ATGAACGTATTTAAATATCTCAAAGAGGAAATAAAGACAATTTATGAGCGCGACCCGGCAGTTAGAAGCGCAGCGGAAATCATTTTCTGTTACCCCGGCTTCCACGCCATGCTCTTTTACAGAGTGGCAAACTGGTTCTGGCGCAAAAAGCTCTATTTTCTCGGCAGGTTCACATCCCACATCGGCAGATTTTTCACAGGGATAGAAATTCACCCCGGCGCCACAATCGGCAAACGCTTCTTTATTGACCACGGAATGGGTGTGGTTATAGGTGAGACAGCAGAGATCGGGGATGACGTAACTATATATCAGGGTGTGACTTTGGGCGGAGTTAGCCTCAAGAAAGAAAAAAGACACCCTACTTTAAAAAATAATGTTATAGTTGGTTCAGGCTCAAAGGTTTTAGGCCCCTTTACCGTTGGTGAGAATGCCAAAATAGGGTCAAATTCCGTCGTCGTGAAGGAAGTGCCCCCTAATGCAACTGTGGTGGGTGTCCCCGGCAGAGCCGTTGGTCAGCAGAAGGATGATAACATCAGTGCACTGGATCACGATAAGCTGCCCGACCCGGTGGCAAAGGCCATAAGCTGTGTGGTTTCAAGGGTTGTGGAGCTTGAAAAAGAGGTTCAGGAGCTAAGAAAAAGGCTGAAAGAAAATGAAAATTACGACTAA
- a CDS encoding DUF362 domain-containing protein — MAHTITDACTNCGVCEDECPVNAISEGDDARVIDADACTDCGACVEVCPVDAIEA, encoded by the coding sequence ATGGCTCATACAATTACTGATGCCTGTACCAACTGCGGTGTTTGCGAAGACGAATGCCCTGTGAACGCTATCTCTGAAGGCGACGACGCGAGAGTTATCGATGCTGACGCCTGTACAGACTGCGGAGCATGCGTTGAAGTTTGCCCCGTTGACGCAATCGAAGCTTAA
- a CDS encoding NUDIX hydrolase, with protein sequence MKSRWRFLRTEKKFADRVLSVEHRHYHFDGAGASMPFTVVNIKNWVITVPVTAEGKLVLVRQFRVGTDSVTYEFPGGAVDDGEITADAALRELAEETGYNAESARSLGLMHPNPAFMTNSCHCFLAENCTNGGTMHHDLFEETEPAEFTRAEVLAMVKSGEITHSITIAAIGLWLVDQG encoded by the coding sequence ATGAAAAGCCGCTGGCGGTTTTTAAGAACAGAGAAAAAATTTGCCGACCGTGTTCTCTCTGTGGAACACAGGCATTATCATTTTGACGGTGCGGGGGCTTCCATGCCCTTCACTGTCGTAAATATCAAAAACTGGGTGATAACAGTGCCCGTCACGGCGGAGGGGAAGCTTGTGCTTGTCCGTCAGTTCCGTGTGGGGACAGACAGCGTAACCTATGAATTTCCCGGCGGTGCTGTGGATGACGGCGAAATTACGGCGGATGCCGCGCTGCGTGAGCTTGCCGAAGAAACAGGCTACAATGCCGAATCAGCCCGCAGTCTGGGGCTTATGCACCCCAACCCTGCCTTCATGACCAACTCATGCCACTGTTTTCTGGCGGAAAACTGCACAAACGGCGGAACCATGCACCACGACCTGTTTGAAGAGACCGAACCTGCGGAATTTACCAGAGCAGAGGTTCTCGCAATGGTGAAAAGCGGTGAAATAACCCACAGCATAACCATAGCCGCAATAGGCCTCTGGCTTGTGGATCAGGGGTGA
- a CDS encoding ankyrin repeat domain-containing protein, which produces MKEFLINALLFFTSGSIAFFLGGSTPAAPEKDKTPPTQREVIRIPSAGECEPDEFIRIKTSEQGGTWEAVITEIQREGIREIEAEAGVNTLAALCAIGDTKAVKAYLESGVNPLALNMPDRNGVTHLSAVLKNMDFDTAEVLIAHGADLRRSITVDGKEKDPVQIVLEQKGYLFDEDIDRLLELGIFIDRGERYLVQALSSESNKLKLVERILPITNPNARTEAGNHIFAEVLNVSSSRKTIDFFLNTGTRFDNTPAEITPLGAAAANTGIKADDVLKMIKKGADPNQRSTKDLSTPLMAAVKNSRPDIEAVLLKNGANPLLKDIHGKTAEDYRTSHP; this is translated from the coding sequence ATGAAAGAGTTCCTCATCAATGCTTTGCTTTTCTTTACCTCCGGCTCGATTGCCTTCTTTCTGGGCGGCAGTACGCCTGCTGCACCCGAAAAGGACAAGACCCCTCCGACTCAGCGGGAGGTCATCAGAATTCCGTCTGCCGGGGAATGCGAACCGGATGAATTTATAAGAATCAAAACATCCGAACAGGGCGGAACATGGGAAGCGGTGATCACGGAAATCCAGCGCGAAGGAATAAGAGAGATCGAGGCGGAGGCGGGTGTAAATACTCTTGCCGCCCTTTGCGCAATCGGCGATACAAAGGCAGTGAAGGCGTATCTCGAATCCGGAGTGAATCCCCTTGCCCTGAACATGCCTGACCGGAACGGCGTGACACATCTGTCCGCTGTGCTGAAAAATATGGATTTCGACACAGCGGAGGTGCTGATCGCCCACGGGGCAGACCTGCGCAGAAGCATCACCGTGGACGGAAAGGAAAAAGACCCGGTTCAGATAGTTCTGGAGCAGAAAGGTTATCTCTTTGATGAGGATATAGACAGGCTCCTTGAACTGGGAATATTCATCGACAGAGGGGAGCGGTATCTCGTGCAGGCTCTCTCCTCAGAAAGCAACAAGCTCAAGCTGGTTGAGCGCATTCTTCCCATAACAAACCCGAACGCACGAACCGAAGCGGGGAATCATATCTTCGCCGAAGTGCTCAATGTTTCATCCTCAAGAAAAACAATAGATTTCTTCCTGAATACAGGCACAAGGTTTGACAATACTCCGGCTGAGATAACGCCCCTCGGAGCGGCAGCAGCAAATACCGGAATCAAAGCGGATGATGTACTGAAAATGATTAAAAAAGGCGCAGATCCGAATCAGCGAAGCACTAAAGACCTTTCAACGCCCCTTATGGCAGCGGTAAAAAACAGCCGTCCCGATATTGAGGCGGTATTGCTGAAAAACGGGGCAAATCCTTTACTGAAAGACATTCACGGGAAAACCGCAGAGGACTACCGAACCTCTCACCCCTGA
- a CDS encoding ankyrin repeat domain-containing protein: protein MLLVCLAGSSLGFLTAEKYRSPQPSEQPFVQAEAAEVFLQTDTACPKNEITEAAGKYGFAVINESNWDSFAEAVKVGYLEEFERKMGVNYFQILSMTGDITNAKTYLRRTRADINKKDITGMTPVGYAAKFHDLETIRLLYENGADIFSAVTYEPKARYEILRQINPPRRLDPLNLAILQNNPENTPQIVRWLLDNGMNFADGNSYVFDSLRTGGMMDEFLPAILKNTDLTSGIIPSAPDKNKTTAVSRIFQYDQTGRAAEWLLANGLSGSNDDPNFPVLNAAVMNNNIPADTVRRLISAGFSVNNASVGNSSLTPLAYAVSSGRYDVAEILLENGAEDNQEVQKRLSRLPEAEQAKFRNILKKYGDSK from the coding sequence ATGCTTTTGGTGTGCCTTGCCGGTTCTTCTCTGGGCTTTCTTACCGCAGAAAAATACAGATCTCCCCAACCTTCCGAACAACCCTTCGTTCAGGCTGAGGCCGCAGAAGTGTTCCTGCAAACAGATACCGCATGTCCCAAAAATGAGATCACGGAAGCGGCCGGAAAATACGGTTTTGCCGTCATTAACGAAAGTAACTGGGATTCATTTGCCGAAGCGGTTAAAGTAGGCTATCTGGAAGAGTTTGAGAGAAAAATGGGGGTCAACTATTTCCAAATCCTTTCCATGACAGGAGACATAACAAACGCTAAAACCTACCTCCGCAGAACCCGTGCGGACATCAACAAAAAAGATATAACAGGCATGACCCCCGTAGGCTATGCGGCAAAGTTTCATGATCTTGAAACCATCAGGCTCCTTTATGAAAACGGAGCGGACATTTTTTCGGCAGTGACTTACGAACCCAAGGCGCGTTACGAGATACTCAGGCAGATTAACCCTCCCAGAAGGCTTGACCCGCTTAATCTGGCCATATTGCAGAACAATCCGGAGAATACCCCGCAGATTGTGCGCTGGCTCCTCGACAACGGAATGAACTTTGCAGACGGCAACAGCTATGTATTTGATTCATTGCGGACGGGGGGAATGATGGACGAATTTCTCCCGGCGATCCTGAAAAATACAGATCTTACAAGCGGCATAATCCCCTCCGCACCGGATAAGAACAAAACAACCGCTGTCAGCAGAATATTTCAGTATGACCAAACAGGCAGGGCGGCTGAATGGCTCCTCGCCAACGGACTGAGCGGAAGCAATGACGACCCTAACTTTCCGGTGCTGAACGCTGCGGTGATGAATAACAACATCCCGGCTGATACAGTAAGGCGGCTTATCAGTGCCGGGTTCAGTGTAAACAACGCCTCTGTCGGCAACAGCAGTCTCACCCCTCTGGCTTATGCTGTTTCCTCCGGAAGATATGACGTAGCTGAGATTCTTCTCGAAAACGGCGCAGAGGATAATCAGGAAGTGCAGAAAAGACTCAGCAGACTGCCCGAAGCGGAGCAGGCAAAATTCAGGAATATTCTTAAAAAATACGGAGACAGCAAATGA
- the hemW gene encoding radical SAM family heme chaperone HemW yields the protein MSGLYIHLPFCRRKCLYCGFMSLDVYDEALIRRYFDALLADLAHTGKTAFDTLYIGGGTPSAVPPLMLDYFLAELFKNVSVQGEFTVEANPESLSADFLRTIRAYGAGRLSMGCQSTDDNVLRLLGRLHDRDAVFSAYDLAGKHLPDADINLDLIFDIPKAPPEAARRSMEEICALQPEHISAYSYSFDTGYLAEEGETADSMFLEVKHYLGSKGYAKYEISNFAHKGHESRHNINYWKLGDFTGIGASAWSLENHPDKRIHRGKTKDVNIYLADPSSYDEISVTEQTELLKESMVFGLRMTEGVDISALSAFYNRRDSELDEKISRLIGEGLLEWKTGKIALTEKGELLAESVSEFLW from the coding sequence ATGAGCGGACTTTACATACATCTTCCCTTCTGCCGCAGAAAGTGCCTCTACTGCGGGTTCATGTCTCTTGACGTATACGATGAAGCGCTGATCCGCAGGTATTTTGACGCACTCCTTGCCGACCTGGCGCATACTGGCAAAACCGCCTTTGATACCCTGTACATAGGCGGCGGCACACCGAGCGCCGTTCCGCCTCTTATGCTGGATTACTTTCTCGCGGAACTGTTTAAAAATGTCAGTGTTCAGGGCGAGTTCACCGTTGAGGCTAACCCGGAATCACTGTCCGCTGATTTTCTCAGAACAATCCGTGCTTACGGCGCAGGCAGGCTCAGCATGGGCTGCCAGAGCACCGATGACAATGTGCTGAGGCTTCTGGGCAGGCTGCATGACCGTGATGCTGTTTTCTCCGCCTACGATCTTGCCGGAAAGCACCTGCCGGACGCTGACATAAATCTTGACCTGATATTCGACATACCCAAAGCACCGCCGGAAGCTGCACGCAGAAGCATGGAGGAGATATGCGCCCTCCAGCCGGAGCACATCTCCGCATACTCCTATTCCTTTGACACAGGTTATCTGGCGGAAGAAGGGGAAACAGCGGACAGCATGTTCCTTGAGGTGAAGCATTATCTGGGCTCAAAAGGCTATGCCAAGTACGAAATATCCAACTTCGCTCACAAAGGACATGAGAGCAGGCACAACATAAATTACTGGAAGCTCGGTGACTTCACAGGCATAGGCGCTTCTGCATGGTCTCTTGAGAATCACCCGGACAAGCGAATCCACAGAGGCAAAACGAAAGATGTGAACATTTACCTTGCTGATCCGTCATCCTATGATGAAATATCAGTGACGGAGCAGACAGAACTTCTTAAAGAGTCCATGGTTTTCGGCCTGAGGATGACAGAAGGGGTTGACATCAGCGCCCTTTCAGCATTTTATAACCGAAGGGATTCTGAACTGGATGAAAAAATAAGCCGACTCATCGGCGAGGGTCTTTTGGAATGGAAAACAGGAAAAATCGCGCTGACAGAAAAAGGGGAATTGCTTGCGGAATCTGTATCGGAATTTTTATGGTAG
- a CDS encoding glycosyltransferase, protein MRILHVDTGKEWRGGQRQALFLHNGLTAHGHESLMVCSPEGELIKRAENTEPLSFRSEADPAYILRLLSVIKRFRPDIVHSHDSHSLTPCIAASWLNSSFKLVHTRRVDFPLKKKLFNKYRSSRVNLVAISRAIQSIMASSGIPKEKISLIYSGSDKPNAVDTVLAAELRARLNPQGKTVIGTVANFSDHKDYPTLLRAFDGLYAQRQDVILLPVGDGPMFGEIKAYADTLKCRENIVFTGFCANIPEILSLMDIFTMTSKTEGLCTSIIDAMNASLPTVATRAGGIPELVSDGETGFLCDVGDDAALAAAYGRLLDDEALRSTMAENSLRRAYDFSAEKMVLSYIDLYKNLLK, encoded by the coding sequence TTGAGAATACTGCATGTAGATACAGGAAAAGAGTGGAGGGGAGGCCAGAGACAGGCGCTCTTCCTCCATAACGGACTGACTGCACACGGACACGAAAGCCTCATGGTATGCAGCCCCGAAGGGGAGCTGATAAAACGGGCGGAGAACACTGAACCGCTCTCTTTCCGCAGCGAGGCAGACCCGGCATATATTCTCCGTCTGCTCTCTGTCATAAAGCGTTTCCGGCCGGATATTGTACACTCCCACGACAGTCATTCGCTGACCCCCTGCATTGCCGCATCATGGCTGAACAGCTCCTTTAAGCTTGTCCATACCCGCAGGGTGGATTTCCCGCTGAAAAAGAAACTTTTTAATAAGTACAGAAGCAGCCGGGTAAACCTTGTTGCCATAAGCAGGGCAATACAGAGCATTATGGCTTCAAGCGGCATACCGAAAGAAAAAATCAGCCTGATCTACAGCGGCTCGGACAAGCCGAATGCGGTGGACACTGTGCTTGCTGCGGAGCTTCGGGCAAGGCTGAATCCTCAGGGAAAGACGGTAATCGGAACCGTGGCAAACTTTTCAGATCACAAGGACTATCCCACGCTCCTCAGAGCTTTTGACGGACTATACGCACAAAGACAGGATGTAATCCTCCTTCCCGTTGGGGACGGCCCCATGTTCGGGGAAATAAAAGCATACGCAGATACGCTGAAATGCAGGGAAAACATAGTCTTCACAGGCTTCTGTGCGAACATACCGGAGATACTCTCCCTGATGGACATTTTCACCATGACCTCAAAGACGGAAGGGCTCTGCACATCCATAATTGATGCCATGAACGCATCCCTGCCCACTGTGGCAACAAGGGCGGGCGGCATACCTGAGCTTGTGAGTGACGGGGAAACGGGCTTTCTCTGCGATGTTGGGGATGATGCGGCGCTGGCTGCGGCATACGGCAGACTTCTGGATGATGAAGCCCTGCGAAGCACCATGGCTGAAAACTCTCTCAGACGGGCTTATGACTTTTCTGCGGAGAAAATGGTTCTCTCATATATAGACCTGTACAAAAACCTCCTGAAATGA
- a CDS encoding mechanosensitive ion channel family protein, whose protein sequence is MINYEKLLEQIMAHAADYSLRLLAAVLIFYFGKYIAKFLSRVAHRAMKKTNIDETLAGFLRNVIYAMLFAVVVIASLNSLGVQTTSLVAVMGAAGLAIGLSLKDQVANFGAGVLIVMLRPFKVGDTVTLAGQTGTVLTIQVFQTILKTFDNLTIMIPNSSVMNGTITNFSLQGTRMIPLIIGISYGSDIKKAKDIMLETMRSHEKVLKDPEPTAGVLELADSSVNLFARSWVETGDWWATKADLLENIKVNLTNGGVEIPFPQMDVYIHKTEEEA, encoded by the coding sequence TTGATAAATTACGAAAAATTGCTGGAACAGATTATGGCGCACGCGGCGGACTATTCCTTAAGGCTGCTGGCTGCCGTTCTTATATTCTATTTCGGAAAATACATTGCAAAATTTCTCTCAAGGGTTGCCCACAGGGCAATGAAGAAAACCAACATAGACGAAACCCTTGCGGGATTTCTGCGTAATGTTATATATGCCATGCTCTTTGCTGTGGTGGTGATAGCCTCCCTCAACTCACTGGGAGTGCAGACAACCTCCCTCGTTGCCGTAATGGGTGCAGCCGGTCTCGCCATAGGTCTGTCTCTCAAGGATCAGGTGGCGAACTTCGGCGCGGGAGTGCTCATTGTCATGCTCCGGCCGTTCAAGGTGGGCGATACGGTAACACTCGCCGGACAGACAGGCACTGTGCTGACTATTCAGGTTTTTCAGACCATACTCAAAACCTTTGACAACCTCACCATAATGATCCCCAACTCAAGCGTGATGAACGGAACCATAACAAACTTCTCGCTTCAGGGCACAAGGATGATCCCTCTTATAATAGGCATAAGCTACGGCAGCGACATCAAAAAAGCCAAGGATATAATGCTTGAGACCATGAGGAGCCACGAAAAGGTGCTCAAAGACCCAGAACCGACAGCGGGTGTCCTTGAACTGGCGGACAGTTCTGTCAACCTCTTTGCCCGTTCATGGGTTGAAACTGGCGACTGGTGGGCGACAAAGGCCGATCTGCTGGAAAACATCAAGGTCAATCTCACAAACGGCGGCGTGGAAATACCCTTTCCGCAGATGGACGTTTATATTCATAAAACGGAAGAAGAAGCTTGA